A section of the bacterium genome encodes:
- a CDS encoding zf-HC2 domain-containing protein — MINKNPNSIDCATASEWLHSMLDEELPEAERRLLLAHLESCPSCAAAWHELKILERSHARLDSRLLKPPADYFARLPERIMARLESEKMAAPAILELPARKARVLWLQKLAGGKARYAVALAAAGAAIFFLVRGRSDAPVTTTAPLQNVLRDSLAFAAAEPFRQVPLEEQEVTPPAGVAQPKKEAAKTAAAPAGRRVVVPAAGEWQQGGQPTATAPLAEPAHADLASDAAIAAAAPESSRLALLGESAESYRPAEKRDLLESESREQAAGARLLQETPAARSAQFEGLGVAKMAASGAPADARSLFAQALRQAQDARDEATRQEIWWRYLQTGPDTAYYNLAAAMLARSLAGTVDSASSPRQIEQAAKFYRQQEAILAPQLGAETFRREYQRLEGLLHWKKASEGRNRPQ; from the coding sequence ATGATCAACAAAAACCCCAACAGCATCGACTGCGCCACGGCCTCCGAATGGCTGCATTCCATGTTGGATGAAGAACTGCCGGAAGCCGAACGCCGGCTCTTGCTCGCTCATTTGGAGAGCTGCCCGAGCTGCGCCGCGGCCTGGCATGAGCTCAAAATCCTGGAGCGCAGCCACGCCCGCCTCGACAGCCGTTTGTTGAAGCCGCCGGCGGATTATTTCGCTCGCTTGCCCGAGCGCATCATGGCGCGCCTGGAATCCGAGAAAATGGCCGCGCCCGCCATCCTCGAGCTGCCTGCCCGCAAAGCGCGTGTGCTTTGGCTGCAGAAATTGGCCGGCGGTAAGGCGCGCTACGCCGTAGCGCTGGCCGCGGCCGGCGCCGCGATATTTTTCTTGGTGCGCGGCAGAAGCGATGCGCCGGTGACCACCACCGCCCCTCTGCAAAATGTCTTGCGTGACTCGCTGGCTTTTGCCGCGGCTGAGCCGTTTCGCCAGGTGCCTCTGGAAGAGCAGGAGGTGACGCCGCCGGCTGGTGTTGCGCAGCCCAAGAAGGAAGCAGCGAAAACCGCGGCCGCTCCCGCCGGCCGTCGCGTCGTCGTCCCGGCCGCCGGCGAATGGCAGCAGGGCGGGCAGCCAACGGCAACCGCGCCGCTGGCAGAGCCGGCGCATGCTGATCTTGCCTCGGACGCGGCAATTGCCGCAGCCGCACCGGAATCATCCCGCCTCGCTTTGCTTGGTGAGAGTGCTGAGTCCTACCGGCCGGCAGAGAAGAGAGATTTGTTGGAATCGGAGAGTCGCGAACAAGCCGCGGGTGCCCGGCTGTTGCAGGAAACGCCGGCGGCGCGTTCCGCACAGTTCGAAGGTCTGGGCGTCGCGAAAATGGCAGCGTCGGGAGCGCCGGCCGACGCGCGTTCGCTGTTCGCGCAGGCATTGCGGCAAGCCCAGGATGCACGCGATGAAGCCACGCGGCAGGAGATTTGGTGGCGATATTTGCAGACCGGGCCGGACACGGCTTACTACAACCTCGCGGCGGCCATGCTGGCGCGCAGCCTGGCCGGCACGGTGGACAGCGCGAGCAGCCCACGCCAAATCGAGCAAGCCGCGAAATTCTATCGCCAGCAGGAGGCGATTCTCGCACCGCAACTCGGCGCCGAAACCTTCCGGCGAGAATACCAGCGGCTGGAAGGCCTGCTGCATTGGAAGAAGGCAAGCGAAGGCCGCAATCGGCCGCAATGA
- a CDS encoding sigma-70 family RNA polymerase sigma factor — MPSSADNGRLSYLAPSPEDCAAIEATLAGDRRAFEKLVVKYQRPLYAVLRRLVRQHEDADDLLQECFVRAYRHLGDFDLTRPFYPWLHRIAVNLAITFLRRQAWQRPTSELDIFPSAEEEPNQAVESSEFFLALEQAIRRLPVEQRTVLLLRTREDMSYRAMSKVLGIEIGTVMSRLARAREKLRSALRPFLDARSRKLRTRAAPD, encoded by the coding sequence ATGCCGTCTTCTGCAGACAACGGGCGCCTGAGCTACCTCGCGCCTTCGCCGGAAGATTGTGCCGCGATCGAGGCCACCCTGGCCGGCGACCGGCGCGCGTTCGAAAAGCTGGTGGTCAAATACCAACGCCCGCTGTATGCCGTGCTGCGCCGCCTCGTGCGCCAGCACGAAGACGCCGACGACCTGCTGCAGGAATGCTTCGTGCGCGCCTACCGGCATCTGGGCGATTTCGATCTCACCCGGCCGTTCTATCCCTGGCTGCACCGGATTGCGGTGAACCTGGCGATCACTTTTCTGCGGCGCCAAGCCTGGCAGCGGCCCACCAGCGAGCTTGACATTTTCCCCTCCGCGGAGGAGGAGCCGAATCAGGCCGTGGAATCATCGGAATTTTTCCTGGCGCTGGAGCAGGCGATTCGCCGGCTGCCGGTGGAGCAGCGCACCGTGCTGCTGCTGCGCACGCGCGAAGACATGAGCTACCGCGCAATGAGCAAAGTGCTCGGCATCGAGATCGGCACGGTGATGTCCCGCCTGGCACGCGCCCGTGAAAAGCTGCGTTCCGCGCTGCGACCGTTTCTGGATGCCCGCAGCCGCAAACTCAGAACCCGCGCCGCGCCGGACTAA
- the bamD gene encoding outer membrane protein assembly factor BamD produces the protein MMNDNRKTPARRLPLAMRLAGIIILTAALHVRAQTTAPNPAAVDDYLYAQKLYQEGYHELCVSQLEAFLQRYPDAAELADGWRLLGQASLALRRYAAAEQALRQFDMRYPLHPGHAEALLLLAESQKLQRKFQEAALTCQRLVYFHPRSEQAPLAAYQAGELFLQAGEMEAGRTSLYEMMDKYAASPLRLQAHLLLVQSFMQSNDYQRGLQEAERLFRIFPASELSVQAYFVRARLQEALGQFQLAEEGYRTLLQRYPKGEWSRRARLQLSEIVFARGEVNGALTELAAIEADAPAAAELNVVALRAAAMNLTIGRTPAAAEALKKFESSLADSTSRLTYFYMQGSLAEQAGNAAAARAAYQQACALPASFEPQTAAVAAPAFLRQRSFWRNAQLAYAAQDYTAAQQVCRQYRREYPNGEFRAALLLLEADIQRQGLHNPAHAQKLYFDLLEDYPASAQVDEAQFGLAESFAAAGERQMARLQWQRFLQLYAASELAPAAGRQLRLLTEFEPSTAPETMRQLTETVLQLSSNPGAEPAALALARLHFQRRDFEAAMRSSRAALAAGLAAGAQREATYLLGVSCYQLAERERLAGRQAPAWRDSADAALQSLLSEGTADRFAAHANELLIRLALPDEAAAAPALLERVDLLLSNAAEAAGLDDLRLWAAVARKQLAAPADSVAARQIVLALQRVAAAENPDYRNQALWELADWQAKQKNWDAARKTLELLRQSPRHDVAQARGQLLLARSLRRQAEYDAALAELAALQERFFYCAYADSARQERLNVLIAAGRWQEALRAMEETREAADDYAGSDGLDLQRGKLQEASGDYGPAIHAYLRFLEQHPHAPEAPAALLAAAKLTRQVGAEGLAAAYFEECRRRFPQSPESEQAQLQLAALRYDQGEFSEALGLAVAFMQERPDSPLFREAMKKSILCLYKTKNVTRAEAEAKAFRERFRDDRESLADFQYAAGELALQEKNFLQAEEIFKKLGRDYRGSDAGILGDYGLGKALLIQNKTKEALETLTAIPGRYPKHPFLPTVYLGLGDFYLANQQWDNAIEAFNQVVEDSTFDNNYKVGVRSLIDVYDRIGLKDRALALARHYVNRFPEDSKVFDLRMKIALLLNDLQQYDDAIALLRRLKPAADATTEPEVQYYIGKSHMNAGRFESAIAELLRVKFFSKPTKLPWDVIALYDAAICYTRLGNCTRARQLFQRIVREQGAASEFGRFANTKIAELGNCPEAN, from the coding sequence ATGATGAATGACAACCGCAAAACTCCCGCCCGGCGTCTGCCCCTGGCAATGCGTCTGGCGGGCATAATCATTCTTACCGCTGCCTTGCACGTCCGCGCGCAAACGACCGCGCCCAACCCCGCTGCGGTCGATGATTATCTCTACGCGCAAAAACTCTATCAAGAAGGCTATCACGAATTGTGCGTGTCCCAGCTCGAGGCCTTCTTGCAGCGCTATCCTGACGCGGCGGAGCTTGCCGACGGCTGGCGGTTGCTCGGGCAGGCCAGCCTGGCGTTGCGGCGTTATGCGGCAGCGGAGCAGGCGCTGCGCCAATTCGATATGCGCTATCCGCTGCATCCCGGCCATGCGGAGGCTCTGCTGCTGCTGGCCGAAAGCCAGAAGTTGCAGCGCAAATTTCAGGAAGCGGCACTCACCTGCCAGCGGCTGGTCTATTTCCATCCGCGCAGCGAACAAGCGCCCCTGGCCGCATATCAAGCCGGCGAGCTGTTCTTGCAGGCCGGCGAGATGGAAGCCGGCCGCACCAGCCTCTATGAGATGATGGACAAGTATGCCGCCAGCCCGCTGCGGCTGCAGGCGCATTTGCTGCTGGTGCAGAGTTTCATGCAAAGCAATGACTACCAGCGCGGCTTGCAGGAGGCCGAGCGGCTGTTTCGCATCTTTCCCGCCAGCGAGCTGAGTGTGCAAGCGTATTTCGTGCGCGCCCGTTTGCAGGAGGCGCTCGGCCAGTTTCAGTTAGCGGAGGAAGGCTACCGCACGTTGCTGCAGCGCTATCCCAAAGGCGAGTGGTCACGCCGCGCCCGGCTGCAGCTCAGTGAAATCGTTTTTGCCCGCGGCGAGGTCAATGGCGCTCTGACCGAGCTGGCCGCCATTGAAGCGGATGCGCCCGCGGCCGCGGAGTTGAACGTAGTCGCCCTGCGCGCCGCCGCCATGAATCTGACAATCGGCAGAACGCCGGCGGCGGCGGAAGCCCTGAAGAAATTCGAGTCCAGCCTGGCGGACAGCACCAGCCGGTTGACCTACTTCTACATGCAGGGCAGTTTGGCCGAGCAGGCCGGCAATGCTGCCGCGGCGCGCGCAGCCTATCAGCAGGCGTGCGCGCTCCCCGCTTCATTTGAACCGCAAACCGCCGCCGTGGCAGCGCCGGCTTTTTTGCGGCAGCGCAGCTTTTGGCGCAACGCCCAGCTTGCTTACGCGGCGCAGGATTACACCGCGGCCCAGCAGGTTTGCCGGCAATATCGCCGCGAATACCCCAACGGCGAGTTTCGCGCGGCGCTGCTGCTGCTCGAAGCCGATATTCAGCGGCAAGGCTTGCACAATCCCGCGCACGCGCAAAAGCTGTATTTCGATCTGCTCGAAGATTATCCGGCGAGCGCCCAGGTTGACGAAGCGCAATTTGGGCTGGCCGAAAGTTTTGCCGCGGCCGGCGAACGGCAAATGGCACGGTTGCAATGGCAGCGCTTTCTGCAGCTCTATGCCGCCAGCGAGCTCGCGCCCGCGGCCGGCCGGCAACTGCGCTTGCTGACGGAGTTCGAGCCCAGCACCGCGCCGGAAACCATGCGCCAGCTCACCGAGACGGTGTTGCAACTGAGCAGCAATCCCGGCGCGGAGCCGGCGGCGCTGGCCCTGGCACGCCTGCATTTTCAGCGCCGGGATTTTGAAGCTGCAATGCGCTCCAGCCGCGCGGCGTTGGCTGCGGGGCTGGCGGCCGGCGCGCAACGCGAGGCAACTTATTTGCTCGGCGTGAGTTGCTATCAACTCGCTGAGCGTGAGCGTCTCGCCGGCCGGCAAGCGCCGGCCTGGCGTGACAGCGCGGATGCGGCGCTGCAATCTCTGCTCAGCGAGGGCACTGCCGATCGTTTTGCCGCGCATGCCAACGAGTTGCTCATCCGGCTGGCGCTGCCAGACGAAGCGGCGGCCGCGCCGGCGCTGTTGGAGCGGGTGGATCTGCTGTTGAGCAACGCCGCCGAGGCGGCCGGCCTGGATGATTTGCGGCTGTGGGCCGCGGTCGCGCGTAAACAGCTCGCGGCTCCGGCGGATTCCGTGGCTGCCCGGCAGATCGTGCTCGCCTTGCAGCGCGTTGCGGCCGCGGAAAATCCGGACTATCGCAACCAGGCGCTGTGGGAACTGGCGGATTGGCAGGCCAAACAGAAGAATTGGGATGCGGCACGCAAGACCCTCGAGCTCTTGCGCCAATCGCCGCGGCATGATGTGGCGCAAGCCCGCGGCCAGTTGCTGCTGGCGCGTTCGCTGCGCCGCCAGGCCGAGTACGACGCGGCCCTCGCCGAGCTTGCCGCGCTGCAGGAGAGATTTTTCTACTGCGCGTATGCCGATTCCGCCCGGCAGGAACGGTTGAATGTCTTGATTGCCGCCGGACGCTGGCAGGAAGCCTTGCGCGCCATGGAGGAAACCCGCGAGGCGGCGGACGACTATGCCGGGAGCGACGGCCTGGATTTGCAGCGCGGCAAGTTGCAGGAGGCCAGCGGGGATTACGGCCCGGCAATTCATGCTTATTTGCGTTTTCTCGAACAACATCCGCACGCGCCGGAAGCGCCGGCCGCGCTGCTGGCAGCCGCCAAGCTCACCCGCCAGGTGGGCGCCGAGGGTCTGGCGGCGGCTTACTTCGAAGAATGCCGGCGCCGCTTTCCACAATCACCCGAAAGCGAACAAGCGCAGTTGCAGTTGGCGGCACTGCGCTATGACCAGGGCGAGTTCAGCGAAGCGCTCGGCCTCGCCGTGGCCTTCATGCAGGAACGGCCGGATTCGCCGCTGTTTCGCGAGGCCATGAAAAAGTCCATTCTGTGTTTGTACAAAACCAAAAACGTGACGCGCGCCGAGGCCGAGGCCAAGGCCTTCCGCGAGCGCTTTAGAGACGATCGTGAGAGCCTGGCGGACTTTCAATACGCCGCCGGCGAGCTGGCCCTTCAGGAAAAGAACTTTCTGCAGGCCGAGGAAATTTTCAAAAAGCTGGGGCGGGATTATCGCGGCAGCGATGCCGGCATTCTCGGCGACTATGGCCTGGGCAAGGCGCTGTTGATTCAAAACAAAACCAAAGAGGCGCTCGAAACCCTCACCGCCATCCCCGGCCGCTATCCCAAGCATCCCTTCCTGCCGACCGTGTATTTGGGACTGGGCGACTTCTATCTCGCCAACCAGCAGTGGGACAATGCCATCGAGGCATTCAATCAAGTGGTCGAGGATTCCACTTTCGACAACAACTACAAAGTCGGCGTGCGCTCGCTCATCGACGTGTATGATCGCATCGGCTTGAAAGACCGCGCGCTGGCGCTGGCACGGCATTATGTCAACCGCTTTCCCGAAGATTCCAAAGTCTTTGACCTGCGCATGAAAATCGCGCTGCTGCTCAATGATCTGCAGCAATACGATGACGCCATCGCGCTGCTGCGCCGCCTCAAACCCGCCGCCGACGCCACCACCGAGCCGGAGGTGCAATATTACATCGGCAAATCGCACATGAATGCCGGCCGTTTCGAGTCCGCGATTGCCGAGCTGCTGCGGGTAAAGTTTTTTTCCAAACCGACCAAGCTGCCGTGGGACGTGATCGCGCTTTACGACGCCGCGATTTGCTACACCCGTTTGGGCAACTGCACACGCGCCCGCCAGCTCTTTCAACGCATCGTGCGCGAGCAGGGCGCGGCCAGCGAATTCGGCCGCTTTGCCAATACCAAAATCGCCGAGCTGGGCAATTGCCCCGAGGCGAACTGA
- a CDS encoding exodeoxyribonuclease V subunit gamma, producing the protein MQTELGPVLVLAGAGSGKTRVLTHRLAFLMQQGLVPAENLLAVTFTNKAAQEMRERVQRLLASLAGHRDSTGRLWLGTFHSLCARLLRIDADRLGYTRQFTIYDTEDQTALLRRLLEEMTVPAEHLNASQARHRISRAKNAFIRPENYFDFHRASQQEEVIARVYEVYQHRLRENNAMDFDDLPIKPLELFEKFPEILQNYRNRFHYLLVDEFQDTNRAQYLWLKALAGERRCLFVVGDDDQSIYRWRGADLRNILNFESDYPECKIFRLEQNYRSTANILAAAHSVIVNNKNRMPKQLWTRREEGERVIVLGAFNEFHEAETIHDKIREEFGRQNGDGRNYHRSFRDFAILYRTNAQSRLIEDVLRRNGIPYLIVGGLRFYERKEVKDILAYLRLIANPADSVSLRRVINFPLRGLGEATVNKLEQFAQTNRLTLFQAVERAGEISGLTAGLRNKILEFHRFIQKYMQLKDKLSLPEWCNALVDDLHLIQQLKQEDERDRIENIRELLLAINEYTAQTPGATLDGFLERVALITDIDNWDTKGNAVTLMTLHSAKGLEFPIVFISGLEEGLFPLLRGSDDENESDLEEERRLFYVGATRAQEKLYLSYSQARSRYGSPAAQCYPSRFLEELDERFFRNAVVRRQRFYDYEEEPEPDVSMPVYEDESQETGMVRPGRWVVHASFGRGRIISVDGSGDNMKVTVHFDDAGQKKILVKYGNLRLI; encoded by the coding sequence GTGCAAACCGAATTGGGGCCGGTGCTGGTGCTGGCCGGCGCCGGCAGCGGCAAGACGCGCGTGCTCACGCATCGCCTCGCTTTTTTGATGCAGCAGGGCCTGGTGCCGGCGGAAAACCTGCTGGCGGTAACCTTCACCAACAAAGCGGCACAGGAAATGCGCGAACGCGTGCAACGCTTGCTGGCCAGCCTGGCCGGCCACCGTGATAGCACCGGCCGCTTGTGGCTCGGCACCTTTCACAGCCTCTGCGCGCGGCTGTTGCGCATTGATGCCGACCGCCTGGGATACACGCGCCAATTCACCATCTATGACACCGAAGATCAAACTGCGCTCTTGCGCCGGCTGCTGGAGGAGATGACGGTGCCGGCCGAGCATCTCAACGCCAGCCAGGCCCGCCATCGCATCTCGCGCGCCAAGAATGCCTTCATTCGCCCCGAGAATTACTTCGATTTTCACCGGGCCTCGCAGCAGGAAGAAGTGATCGCGCGGGTGTATGAAGTCTATCAGCACCGGCTGCGCGAAAACAATGCGATGGATTTCGATGATCTCCCGATCAAGCCGCTGGAGTTGTTCGAGAAATTTCCCGAGATTTTGCAGAATTACCGCAACCGTTTTCACTATCTGCTGGTGGACGAGTTTCAAGACACCAACCGCGCGCAATACCTCTGGCTCAAGGCGCTGGCGGGCGAACGGCGCTGCCTGTTCGTCGTGGGTGACGATGATCAATCCATCTACCGCTGGCGCGGCGCCGACCTGCGCAACATTCTGAACTTCGAGAGTGATTACCCGGAGTGCAAAATCTTCCGGCTGGAGCAGAACTATCGTTCCACCGCCAACATCCTGGCCGCGGCCCATTCGGTGATCGTGAACAACAAGAACCGCATGCCCAAGCAGTTGTGGACGCGGCGCGAAGAGGGCGAACGCGTGATCGTGCTCGGCGCCTTCAACGAATTTCACGAAGCCGAGACCATTCACGACAAGATTCGCGAGGAATTTGGCCGGCAAAACGGCGACGGCCGCAATTATCACCGCAGCTTTCGCGATTTCGCCATTCTCTACCGCACCAATGCGCAATCCCGGTTGATTGAAGACGTGTTGCGCCGCAACGGCATTCCCTACCTCATCGTCGGCGGCCTGCGCTTCTATGAACGCAAGGAAGTCAAGGACATTCTCGCCTACCTGCGCCTGATCGCCAATCCGGCGGACAGCGTCAGTCTGCGCCGCGTGATCAACTTCCCCCTGCGCGGCCTCGGCGAAGCCACGGTCAACAAGCTGGAGCAGTTCGCGCAAACCAACCGCCTCACGCTCTTTCAGGCCGTCGAACGGGCCGGCGAGATTAGCGGCCTCACCGCCGGATTGCGCAACAAGATTCTCGAATTCCATCGCTTCATTCAAAAATACATGCAACTCAAGGACAAGCTCTCGCTGCCGGAATGGTGCAATGCGCTGGTCGACGATCTCCACCTGATTCAGCAACTCAAACAGGAGGACGAGCGCGACCGCATCGAGAACATCCGCGAGTTGCTGCTGGCGATCAACGAGTACACCGCACAGACGCCGGGCGCCACCCTCGACGGCTTTCTCGAACGCGTCGCCTTGATCACCGACATCGACAACTGGGATACCAAGGGCAACGCCGTCACCTTGATGACGCTGCACAGCGCCAAGGGCCTGGAGTTTCCCATCGTGTTCATCTCCGGGCTGGAAGAAGGCCTGTTTCCGCTGCTGCGCGGCAGCGACGATGAAAACGAATCGGATCTCGAGGAAGAACGCCGGCTGTTCTACGTCGGCGCGACGCGCGCGCAGGAAAAACTCTACCTGTCCTACAGCCAGGCGCGCTCGCGCTATGGCAGCCCGGCGGCGCAGTGCTACCCCTCGCGCTTTCTCGAAGAGTTGGATGAACGCTTCTTCCGTAACGCCGTGGTGCGGCGACAGCGTTTTTATGATTATGAAGAAGAGCCGGAACCCGATGTCAGCATGCCGGTTTATGAAGATGAATCGCAGGAGACCGGCATGGTGCGGCCCGGCCGCTGGGTGGTGCATGCCTCCTTTGGCCGGGGCCGCATCATCTCGGTGGACGGCAGCGGTGACAACATGAAAGTCACCGTTCATTTCGATGATGCCGGCCAGAAAAAGATTCTGGTGAAGTACGGCAATCTGCGCCTCATTTGA
- the mltG gene encoding endolytic transglycosylase MltG, producing MKKVLLWLSGVLLLGAAALAAYLYLQLVTPVVPDPVPKPYFIIQRGMRLHQIADSLQREGIIPDRDQFLFAARLIDRHLPLKAGKYALTPGLSLKELLRLLRSGKSMEERVTLPEGKTAEEFAAILARALALNSQEFLQAVADTALARTLGVAAPGLEGYLYPDTYHFYWGATPREVVAMLVREFQRRLDDTLRADIAASGLSLHEIVTLASIIEGEAVIDSERATISAVYHNRLRAGMRLQADPTIQYILPGPPRRLLFRDLEIDSPYNTYLYAGLPPGPVNNPGIASIRAAAKPADEGYLYFVARGDGSHVFSYTLQQHLNAKADFDRVRARVRREQKQAQSAQERRAVP from the coding sequence ATGAAGAAGGTTCTGTTGTGGTTGTCTGGCGTGCTGCTGTTGGGCGCTGCAGCCCTCGCTGCCTATCTCTACCTCCAACTCGTGACGCCGGTCGTTCCCGACCCTGTGCCGAAGCCCTACTTCATCATTCAACGCGGCATGCGCCTGCACCAGATTGCCGACAGTCTGCAGCGTGAGGGCATCATCCCCGACCGCGATCAGTTTCTGTTCGCCGCCCGGCTGATCGACCGCCACCTGCCGCTGAAAGCCGGCAAATATGCGCTCACGCCGGGACTTTCGCTCAAAGAGCTGTTACGCTTGCTGCGCTCAGGCAAAAGCATGGAGGAACGGGTGACGCTGCCCGAGGGAAAAACAGCGGAGGAGTTCGCCGCCATTTTGGCGCGTGCGCTCGCCTTGAATTCGCAGGAGTTTTTGCAGGCAGTGGCCGACACCGCGCTGGCGCGGACGCTCGGCGTTGCGGCGCCCGGCCTGGAGGGCTATCTCTATCCCGACACCTATCATTTCTATTGGGGCGCGACTCCACGCGAGGTGGTCGCGATGCTGGTGCGCGAGTTCCAGCGCCGTTTGGATGACACCCTGCGCGCAGACATCGCGGCCAGCGGCTTGTCATTGCACGAAATCGTCACCCTGGCCTCCATTATCGAAGGGGAAGCCGTGATCGACAGCGAGCGCGCCACCATCTCCGCGGTGTATCACAACCGCTTGCGCGCCGGCATGCGACTGCAGGCCGATCCTACCATTCAATACATTTTGCCCGGGCCGCCCCGCCGCCTCTTGTTTCGGGATTTGGAGATCGATTCGCCTTACAATACCTACTTGTATGCGGGCCTGCCGCCGGGGCCGGTGAACAATCCCGGCATTGCCTCCATTCGCGCGGCGGCAAAGCCGGCAGACGAGGGGTATCTCTACTTCGTCGCGCGCGGTGACGGCTCGCACGTTTTCAGTTATACCTTGCAGCAACACCTCAATGCCAAGGCTGATTTTGACCGCGTGCGCGCACGGGTGCGGCGCGAACAAAAGCAAGCGCAATCGGCGCAGGAGAGGAGGGCCGTCCCCTGA
- a CDS encoding CPBP family intramembrane metalloprotease, producing MPAAWTEKLPQGLRDYHKISRSCFFGLLMVLLLLIIYETSSAAIYNEQTVIIQNRAEAMIKRTLWFMGLYQFWMPWIAFGILLGLAFWQARKQNLLQIKPPYFPFAILESLAYAVLFSWLMNLVTTKSITIKFLWSLLGDKAVALPAKMALALGAGIYEELLFRLGIFSFTLWFTRKVLPAKPYVHQVLALVVSAALFSGFHFLGKEPFSTLAFVHRFYAGLLLGAIFSWRGIGVVVYTHAFYDLFLILRSHGG from the coding sequence ATGCCAGCCGCCTGGACGGAAAAACTGCCGCAAGGGTTGCGGGACTATCACAAGATCAGCCGCTCGTGTTTCTTCGGGCTGCTCATGGTCTTGCTGCTGCTCATCATCTACGAAACCAGCAGCGCCGCGATCTACAACGAGCAAACCGTCATCATCCAGAACCGCGCGGAGGCGATGATCAAGCGCACGCTCTGGTTCATGGGGCTGTATCAGTTTTGGATGCCGTGGATCGCCTTCGGTATTTTGCTGGGACTGGCCTTCTGGCAGGCGCGCAAACAGAATCTGCTGCAAATCAAACCGCCCTATTTCCCCTTCGCGATTCTGGAAAGCCTGGCCTACGCCGTGCTGTTCAGTTGGCTGATGAATCTCGTGACCACGAAATCCATCACCATCAAGTTTCTGTGGAGCCTGCTGGGCGACAAAGCGGTGGCGCTCCCCGCGAAAATGGCGCTGGCGCTCGGCGCCGGCATCTATGAAGAGTTGTTGTTTCGCCTCGGCATTTTCAGTTTCACCTTGTGGTTTACCCGCAAGGTGCTGCCGGCCAAACCCTACGTCCATCAAGTGCTGGCGCTGGTGGTTTCTGCCGCGCTGTTTTCCGGGTTTCACTTTCTGGGAAAGGAACCCTTCTCGACGCTGGCTTTCGTGCACCGCTTCTATGCCGGTCTTTTGCTCGGCGCGATTTTCAGTTGGCGCGGCATCGGCGTGGTGGTTTACACGCACGCCTTCTATGATCTGTTTTTGATCCTGCGCTCACACGGCGGCTAA
- a CDS encoding sugar ABC transporter permease — protein sequence MPKFEKTTSLTTYVLIYAILLVVTAFAVYPILQVIGVSLRPNDMLHTTSLRLIPPDASLASYRTLIAIDQPVREKVAAGWERGGLLGAYRALTREKPFMGWLLNSTLVSFLVTALSVALASTAGYAFSRYKFIGRDGSLIALITTQMFPVTMLLLPLFLMLIKLKVYNTYWGLIIAYSATALPFCIWQMKGYYDTVPYSLEEAARIDGCSQFRTFYQIVLPLAMPALVITALFSFMAAWSEYLVAAVIINDRALYTLPIGLKQFQSNFETQWGLYAAGAVLVCIPVVTLFLFLSRWLISGLTLGSVKG from the coding sequence ATGCCGAAGTTTGAGAAAACCACTTCCCTCACCACTTACGTCTTGATTTATGCCATTCTGCTGGTGGTGACCGCGTTCGCGGTGTATCCCATTTTGCAGGTGATTGGCGTGTCGCTGCGGCCCAATGACATGCTGCACACGACTTCGCTGCGCCTGATTCCGCCGGACGCCTCGCTCGCTTCCTACCGCACGCTGATCGCGATCGATCAGCCGGTGCGTGAAAAAGTCGCTGCGGGCTGGGAGCGCGGCGGTTTGCTCGGCGCCTATCGCGCGCTCACCCGCGAAAAGCCGTTCATGGGCTGGCTGCTCAACAGCACGCTGGTCTCGTTTCTGGTAACGGCCTTGAGCGTGGCGCTGGCCAGCACCGCGGGCTATGCCTTCTCGCGCTACAAATTCATCGGTCGCGATGGCAGCCTGATCGCCTTGATCACTACGCAGATGTTTCCGGTGACCATGCTGCTGTTGCCGCTCTTTCTCATGTTGATCAAGCTCAAAGTCTACAACACCTATTGGGGATTGATTATCGCCTACTCTGCCACCGCGCTGCCGTTTTGCATCTGGCAGATGAAGGGATACTACGACACCGTGCCCTACAGCCTGGAAGAGGCCGCCCGCATCGACGGCTGCAGCCAGTTTCGCACGTTCTACCAAATCGTGCTGCCGCTGGCGATGCCGGCGCTGGTGATTACGGCGCTGTTCAGCTTCATGGCGGCGTGGAGCGAATACCTGGTGGCCGCGGTGATCATCAACGACAGAGCACTCTACACCCTGCCGATCGGCTTGAAGCAGTTTCAATCGAATTTCGAAACACAATGGGGGCTTTACGCCGCCGGCGCCGTGTTGGTCTGCATTCCGGTGGTGACGCTGTTTCTATTCCTGAGCCGTTGGCTGATTTCGGGGTTGACGTTGGGAAGCGTGAAGGGCTAG